One window from the genome of Spirosoma rhododendri encodes:
- a CDS encoding ABC transporter ATP-binding protein: MLTVTNLLKAYDGTPVLTVPNLTIPPGIHYFRGSNGSGKTTFLRIVAGLLPFSGQIILEQAYDIRQQPVDYRLRVNYAEAEPLYPDFLTARDLATFVANAKRAPAGQVDQLADLLGVTAFWTQPTRTFSSGMLKKLSLLLAWLGQPTLVLLDEPLTTLDVETAGRLFDFTRERVNQGVSVWLTSHQDITLTGLPLTASWQVSAGTIQPIPDDTAV; this comes from the coding sequence GTGCTGACCGTTACGAATTTGCTGAAAGCCTACGATGGCACCCCTGTACTGACGGTCCCGAATCTGACCATTCCGCCCGGCATCCATTATTTCCGGGGTAGCAACGGGTCAGGCAAAACGACATTTCTGCGCATCGTAGCCGGGCTCCTCCCCTTTTCAGGACAGATTATACTGGAGCAGGCGTACGACATCCGCCAACAGCCCGTCGACTACCGGCTACGGGTCAACTACGCCGAAGCCGAGCCGCTCTACCCCGACTTCCTGACGGCCCGTGACCTCGCGACCTTCGTAGCCAACGCGAAGCGTGCTCCCGCCGGGCAAGTCGATCAGCTGGCCGATTTGCTGGGTGTTACCGCTTTCTGGACCCAGCCCACGCGCACGTTTTCGAGCGGTATGCTTAAAAAACTATCGCTACTGCTGGCGTGGCTGGGCCAACCAACGCTGGTACTGCTCGACGAACCACTAACCACGCTCGACGTAGAAACCGCCGGTCGGTTGTTCGACTTTACGCGCGAGCGGGTCAATCAGGGTGTTTCCGTCTGGTTAACATCGCATCAGGACATTACCCTGACGGGCCTTCCTCTAACGGCAAGCTGGCAGGTCAGTGCCGGTACCATTCAACCAATCCCGGATGATACCGCTGTTTAA
- a CDS encoding right-handed parallel beta-helix repeat-containing protein — MSKLCVAAFFYWTLLALTLVASPLWAQTTYYVATNGQDTNDGKSLLTPFQTLNKINSLALKAGDAILFRRGDTFTGTLTIRQGGSSTQPIRVDAYGTGQPPRISGALPLTGWTQAGTNRWQAPCPSCGSRVTALFRDDKQLPLGRFPNPTEADAGFLTIQSHVGTSQLNSRQALSTNWVGGEVVVRPTHWIIDRASITGQGGNTLFLSNKSTYELTDGWGYFIQNHPATLDQNGEWYYDPVKQMVLLYESRYNPATQSIRATAFDDGINIANASNISIQNIQVAQTRSHHLYTSNVSSLSVSNATFTGSGEDGITLTGTGQNIQISQVQLADVNNNGVNVGAYKQVLFRNNSIRNVGLHHGMGKSGDGQFCAIQSSAQDLLIENNVIDSVGYNGLLVGNNTTVRRNSISNFCAIKSDGGGIYMWNGNRLPMANVTIQSNIIRGGIGTTSGTSDTVFSGAHGIFMDDCVSNVNILDNTVSACNGTGIALHGVNNVSILRNTSFNNQLGQLTLYTYSGICPPHDNVIQHNKFVARGSTQSVVGFYSNHDDLANYGAIDHNYYGRPFDDVLTIGTVYNGNIVANLALAQWQDRFQHDLFSHTSPVDFTGYQVQNVNTASRIADSFGQQIGGWESWSLRNNSRVNWDNDGQLDGGSMKVAFSAPSPARDSYLLLYKPIQAVVKGKSYLLRFDAVTQGVSQPISVYIRRHNAPYNDLTARSAKLVTTGRQHYEIPFTVTDSESDALLAFQIQENGQPIWFDNVYIQEAVVQAVDPGGYMQLLSNPSQRDSTFTLPANARDLQSRGYSQQVTLAPFQSIVLLRDTLPFVDVSLSMQLARSTVQLNDNAAVSVTLRSGAGANSQVPNRVQWACRLPSGLTLADTQGLVWRDSTVMGTVQKLTRDTTFTFRVRAVRTGSYQLSAQVTETAYADPNSSSDSGTDDNENDMARISLKVVAQGSLDTTGIITATEPGLPAVQNAVYPNPSAGSFTFVADGDLQQIRVFDLNGREYLQLGAVRRDQPIHFGDKLPTGQYVLRLQYTGGDARSIKLIKTSL, encoded by the coding sequence ATGAGCAAGCTGTGCGTTGCTGCTTTTTTTTACTGGACACTACTGGCCCTGACGCTGGTAGCTAGCCCGCTGTGGGCGCAGACGACGTATTACGTAGCAACGAATGGGCAGGATACCAACGACGGTAAATCCCTGCTGACACCGTTTCAGACGCTGAATAAAATCAATAGCCTCGCGCTAAAAGCCGGGGACGCCATCCTCTTCCGGCGGGGCGACACCTTTACCGGTACGCTCACCATCCGGCAGGGCGGTTCTTCCACGCAGCCCATCCGCGTCGACGCCTACGGCACCGGACAGCCCCCGCGCATCAGCGGAGCGCTACCCCTGACGGGCTGGACCCAGGCGGGCACCAACCGGTGGCAGGCCCCCTGCCCCAGCTGCGGCAGCCGGGTGACGGCTCTCTTCCGCGACGACAAACAGCTGCCACTTGGCCGCTTTCCCAACCCCACGGAAGCGGATGCCGGTTTCCTGACAATCCAGAGCCACGTTGGTACCAGTCAGCTGAACAGCCGGCAGGCGCTGTCGACCAACTGGGTCGGTGGTGAGGTTGTGGTCCGGCCGACCCACTGGATTATCGACCGGGCGTCGATCACGGGTCAGGGGGGCAATACGCTTTTTTTAAGCAACAAATCGACCTATGAATTAACCGACGGCTGGGGCTACTTCATTCAGAATCACCCGGCTACCCTCGATCAGAACGGCGAGTGGTACTACGACCCGGTGAAGCAGATGGTCCTGCTCTACGAAAGCCGGTACAACCCCGCTACCCAGTCGATCAGGGCTACTGCTTTCGACGACGGGATCAATATTGCCAATGCGTCGAATATCAGTATTCAGAACATACAGGTCGCCCAAACGCGGAGCCATCACTTGTACACCAGCAATGTGTCGAGTCTCAGCGTCAGCAACGCAACCTTTACGGGGTCGGGGGAGGATGGTATTACGCTGACCGGAACGGGGCAGAACATACAGATCAGTCAGGTGCAGCTAGCCGATGTCAACAACAACGGCGTCAACGTTGGCGCTTATAAACAGGTACTCTTTCGGAATAACAGCATACGAAACGTTGGGCTGCACCACGGAATGGGTAAAAGTGGCGATGGGCAGTTTTGTGCAATCCAGTCATCGGCGCAGGATCTGCTGATCGAGAACAACGTCATTGACAGCGTGGGGTACAACGGCCTGTTAGTCGGCAACAACACCACCGTTCGGCGCAACAGCATCAGCAATTTCTGCGCGATCAAAAGCGACGGCGGGGGTATTTATATGTGGAACGGCAACCGGCTACCCATGGCCAATGTCACAATTCAGAGTAACATTATCCGTGGGGGCATTGGCACAACGTCGGGAACGTCGGACACTGTTTTTAGTGGTGCACACGGCATTTTCATGGACGATTGCGTGTCGAACGTCAACATTCTGGACAACACGGTGTCGGCCTGTAACGGTACTGGTATAGCGTTACACGGTGTCAACAATGTGTCGATTCTGCGAAATACCAGTTTCAACAACCAGCTCGGCCAGCTCACGCTGTACACCTATAGCGGTATCTGCCCACCCCACGACAACGTTATTCAGCATAACAAATTCGTGGCTCGCGGCAGCACGCAGTCCGTTGTGGGATTTTACTCGAACCACGACGATTTGGCCAACTACGGCGCAATCGACCACAATTACTACGGTCGACCGTTTGACGATGTGCTGACCATCGGCACCGTATACAATGGGAATATCGTGGCTAATCTGGCACTGGCGCAGTGGCAGGATCGTTTCCAGCACGACTTATTCTCCCACACCAGCCCGGTTGATTTTACTGGTTATCAGGTGCAGAATGTCAACACGGCCAGCCGGATTGCTGATTCATTCGGACAGCAGATCGGTGGCTGGGAGTCGTGGAGCCTGCGCAATAACAGCCGCGTAAACTGGGACAACGACGGGCAACTGGACGGGGGAAGTATGAAGGTGGCGTTTTCGGCCCCATCACCCGCCCGTGACTCGTACCTGCTGCTCTACAAGCCCATACAGGCGGTGGTGAAAGGCAAATCGTACCTGCTGCGCTTCGACGCGGTAACGCAGGGGGTGAGCCAGCCGATTTCGGTTTACATTCGTCGGCACAACGCGCCCTACAACGACCTCACCGCCCGTTCGGCCAAGCTGGTAACGACCGGGCGGCAGCACTACGAAATTCCGTTTACCGTCACCGATTCGGAGTCTGACGCCCTGCTGGCGTTTCAGATTCAGGAGAACGGGCAACCTATCTGGTTCGATAACGTGTACATTCAGGAAGCGGTCGTACAGGCTGTTGACCCCGGTGGGTATATGCAGTTGCTGAGCAATCCCAGCCAGCGCGACAGCACCTTTACGCTACCGGCCAATGCCCGTGATTTGCAAAGCCGGGGATATAGCCAACAGGTTACGCTGGCCCCGTTTCAGTCCATCGTACTACTTCGCGACACCCTGCCGTTCGTCGACGTGAGCCTGTCGATGCAGCTGGCGCGGTCGACGGTGCAGCTCAACGATAACGCGGCTGTATCGGTTACGCTGCGCAGTGGGGCGGGGGCCAATAGCCAGGTGCCGAACCGCGTGCAATGGGCGTGTCGGCTACCGTCGGGGCTGACGCTGGCCGATACGCAGGGGCTGGTCTGGCGCGACAGTACGGTGATGGGCACGGTGCAGAAGCTAACCCGCGACACTACCTTCACGTTCCGGGTCCGGGCCGTCCGGACGGGCTCGTACCAGCTTAGCGCACAGGTTACGGAAACCGCTTATGCCGACCCTAACAGTTCATCGGATTCGGGCACAGACGACAACGAAAACGATATGGCCCGCATCAGTTTGAAAGTTGTTGCGCAGGGTTCGCTGGATACGACCGGCATTATCACGGCAACGGAACCGGGGCTGCCGGCGGTTCAGAACGCCGTTTACCCCAACCCGTCAGCGGGGAGCTTTACGTTTGTTGCCGATGGCGATTTGCAGCAGATCCGGGTGTTTGACCTCAACGGACGCGAGTACCTGCAACTGGGGGCCGTCCGGCGCGATCAGCCGATTCACTTTGGCGATAAGCTACCCACCGGGCAATACGTACTCCGGCTTCAGTATACGGGTGGCGATGCCCGGTCGATCAAGCTAATCAAGACGTCGCTTTGA
- a CDS encoding tetratricopeptide repeat protein has protein sequence MKSISLVLLLLLVQHVRAQDARDMTQAVHYIKLANTLRAVHKAQASIDLLKRALPITQRKSAYWEAVTNELLGLAYGDLNEQKQALPYLEKARSQYAQLKYVASGWAVNEVIRDIAGKNVYAGIQINASDIKVAIFKTKYESEFYDKDIQSTFDIANNNLFADASGTYRVGQDALRTCLDSIQHYNIPNERIFIVLGSEVREGLNRTPESARNLYTQLAQALPNGQIRIDTTVNPRREAELFTIGAIPRKVWPSTSALNIGENSTVGGYIDVDKSFSGLYVPVGVGTLMKQIEGRRSLSIDAFRREAPRLVKAVADTALTPQVRRLRSGLTQRSTVGIGGDVALAIVTYLHPDRANTAAIPILADDVERFKKLVMTDYRTLTRPSLDNVADPVARNRAEADISGLLARTNEKQLITGVLWLESIMRAYGDAGAAKRFVFIRDADISWVTGKFLETINYEYESTIAKGALYTR, from the coding sequence ATGAAATCAATTTCACTCGTATTGCTGCTGCTACTGGTGCAGCATGTCCGGGCGCAGGACGCCCGCGACATGACACAGGCCGTGCATTATATCAAGCTGGCCAATACATTACGCGCTGTACACAAAGCACAGGCATCCATCGATTTGCTGAAGCGCGCCCTGCCCATCACGCAGCGGAAAAGCGCGTATTGGGAGGCTGTGACCAACGAACTACTAGGGTTGGCATACGGCGATCTGAACGAACAGAAACAGGCGCTGCCTTACCTGGAAAAGGCCCGGTCACAATACGCGCAGCTCAAATACGTCGCCAGCGGCTGGGCCGTCAATGAGGTGATTCGCGACATTGCCGGGAAGAACGTGTACGCTGGTATTCAGATCAATGCGTCGGATATTAAAGTAGCCATCTTCAAGACGAAGTACGAAAGCGAATTCTACGACAAAGACATCCAGTCGACGTTCGACATTGCCAACAATAATCTGTTTGCCGACGCATCGGGTACGTATCGGGTAGGGCAGGATGCGCTCCGTACCTGCCTCGACTCCATTCAGCACTACAACATCCCGAACGAGCGGATTTTTATCGTGCTGGGCAGTGAAGTGCGCGAAGGGCTGAACCGAACGCCCGAAAGTGCCCGCAACCTATACACGCAACTGGCGCAGGCACTGCCTAACGGACAGATTCGCATCGACACGACGGTGAACCCGCGCCGGGAGGCCGAACTCTTCACGATCGGGGCCATACCGCGCAAAGTGTGGCCGAGTACATCGGCCCTGAATATCGGTGAGAACAGCACGGTGGGTGGGTATATCGACGTCGACAAATCGTTTTCGGGTCTGTACGTGCCGGTGGGCGTCGGTACGCTCATGAAGCAGATCGAAGGTCGGCGGTCGCTGTCGATCGATGCGTTCCGGCGGGAAGCTCCGCGGCTGGTTAAAGCGGTAGCTGATACCGCCCTGACCCCGCAGGTCAGACGGCTGCGGTCGGGGCTGACGCAGCGGTCGACGGTCGGTATCGGGGGCGATGTAGCACTGGCGATTGTCACGTATCTGCACCCCGACCGGGCCAATACGGCGGCTATTCCGATCCTGGCGGATGATGTTGAGCGGTTCAAAAAGCTGGTGATGACGGATTACCGTACCCTGACCCGCCCCAGCCTGGATAACGTGGCCGACCCGGTCGCGCGAAACCGGGCGGAAGCCGATATCAGCGGATTGCTCGCCCGCACGAATGAAAAACAACTGATTACCGGCGTGCTATGGCTGGAGTCGATCATGAGGGCATACGGCGATGCCGGGGCGGCCAAACGGTTCGTCTTTATCCGGGATGCGGACATTAGCTGGGTAACGGGAAAATTTCTGGAAACCATCAACTACGAATACGAATCAACCATTGCCAAAGGGGCCCTGTACACCCGCTAG
- a CDS encoding cytochrome-c peroxidase codes for MRKKLLALFTVLIFSVVVIQACTKEDPTTTITPTVSTPVQALTVANSITNDTALLGQALFWDPILSGSKDIACATCHHPNNAYTDGLDLPLGTNAVGYGQNRRFLKPNDVPLTRRNTQTILNAAFNGMDVSGSYEPSTAPMFWDSRLKSLENQWIDPLTTFEEMRGHAYTEAVTLDSLVARLTKIPEYRQLFQTAFGSNQAITAANIGKAISAFERTLVAINSPYDRYQKGDKTALTAQQIQGMLIFKDEGCNICHSGPMFSDYKLHIMSVPDNTQLTSSDAGAVGSYAFRTPSLRNVGLTFPYMHNGVFQTLKQVLKFYDDIGEPISQNPHVPAKQLDANIQRIALLPADQDNLIAFLNALTDPAFDKYIPARVPSGLNPGGNIR; via the coding sequence ATGCGTAAAAAGCTACTGGCCTTGTTTACGGTACTTATTTTTTCGGTCGTCGTTATCCAGGCCTGTACAAAAGAGGACCCCACTACGACCATAACGCCCACAGTAAGCACACCCGTCCAGGCCCTTACGGTTGCCAACTCAATTACCAATGATACGGCGCTGCTGGGTCAGGCTCTGTTTTGGGACCCAATCCTGTCGGGCAGTAAAGACATTGCCTGTGCTACCTGCCACCATCCCAATAATGCGTATACCGATGGCCTAGACCTGCCTTTGGGTACCAATGCTGTCGGTTACGGGCAAAACCGTCGCTTTCTGAAGCCCAACGACGTGCCGTTAACCAGACGAAATACGCAGACCATACTCAATGCAGCGTTCAATGGCATGGATGTGAGTGGAAGTTATGAGCCGTCGACCGCGCCCATGTTCTGGGATTCCCGCCTAAAAAGCCTCGAAAATCAGTGGATTGACCCGCTGACTACGTTTGAGGAAATGCGTGGCCATGCCTACACAGAGGCTGTTACGCTGGACAGTCTGGTGGCCCGGTTGACAAAAATCCCTGAGTACCGACAACTGTTTCAGACCGCCTTTGGCAGTAATCAGGCCATCACGGCGGCTAACATCGGGAAAGCTATTTCGGCGTTCGAGCGCACCCTGGTTGCTATAAATTCGCCCTATGACCGCTATCAGAAGGGGGATAAAACGGCGCTGACTGCTCAGCAAATTCAGGGGATGCTGATCTTCAAGGACGAAGGCTGTAACATCTGCCATTCGGGACCGATGTTTTCCGACTATAAACTGCACATCATGTCGGTGCCCGACAATACGCAACTGACCAGTTCTGACGCAGGCGCGGTGGGGAGCTATGCGTTCCGAACGCCCTCGCTGCGAAATGTTGGGCTGACGTTTCCGTACATGCACAATGGGGTTTTTCAGACGCTGAAGCAGGTACTGAAGTTTTATGACGACATCGGGGAGCCTATTTCGCAAAATCCACATGTGCCGGCGAAGCAATTGGACGCAAACATCCAGCGAATTGCGCTGCTCCCCGCTGACCAGGATAATCTAATTGCGTTCCTGAACGCCCTGACCGATCCTGCTTTCGACAAGTACATCCCCGCACGTGTGCCCAGCGGCCTTAATCCGGGTGGCAATATCCGTTAG
- a CDS encoding WGxxGxxG family protein has translation MNVLMVVGLAMTLSTTLWIMTPTFAQTNSQDNGYHAADDNDSESDRSNLPNIGVVGLLGLIGLLGLRRGRQKWENEPQ, from the coding sequence ATGAATGTACTGATGGTTGTCGGTCTGGCAATGACCCTGAGTACCACGCTGTGGATAATGACTCCCACCTTCGCCCAGACCAATTCCCAAGATAACGGGTACCATGCCGCTGATGACAACGATTCAGAGAGCGACAGATCGAATCTGCCGAATATCGGCGTGGTTGGTTTGCTGGGCCTCATCGGGCTATTAGGATTGCGCCGGGGCCGCCAGAAATGGGAAAACGAGCCTCAATGA
- a CDS encoding LytR/AlgR family response regulator transcription factor, translating to MIVWLEGEANYTRVHYRDGSFTLVTHPLQWFDQKLDFIRVHRSAIVNPMYVREFKQRKSRAGWVQLHNGKILPVSRSRLTYTDTQLKAVQ from the coding sequence ATGATTGTCTGGCTTGAAGGCGAAGCCAATTACACACGTGTCCATTACCGGGACGGTAGCTTTACGCTCGTTACGCATCCCCTCCAGTGGTTCGATCAGAAACTCGATTTTATCCGGGTCCATCGGTCAGCTATTGTCAATCCAATGTACGTGCGCGAATTCAAGCAGCGCAAAAGCCGGGCCGGCTGGGTGCAGCTCCACAACGGCAAAATTCTGCCCGTATCGCGCAGCCGCCTGACCTACACCGACACGCAGCTCAAAGCTGTTCAGTAA
- a CDS encoding glycosyltransferase family protein has product MPAPIVLFGYKRPDELKATVKALKANYLAPESDLFIFVDAPKRPTDEPGVAAVHEVMDGITGFKSIYRDYAKQNIGCADSIIRGISYVLDRYPTAIIVEDDLITSPNFLDYMNQALVQYEPHKRVYSIAGYTFPFKQPADHTTDTYLIPRHSPWGWATWRDRWQSIDWDMADYPAFAHDRQQQKAFMQGGSDLVKMLQDQMEGRSDAWDIRFCFNRFMADGLSVYPTVSKVQNIGFGDQATHTNIYNRYKTQLDDGTRRTFTLTDNIEPTPYYHRQTLNKYSIPTRIFNKLKTYAGMR; this is encoded by the coding sequence ATGCCTGCTCCAATTGTTCTGTTCGGCTACAAACGTCCGGACGAGTTGAAAGCCACAGTAAAAGCACTCAAGGCCAATTATCTGGCTCCGGAAAGTGACCTGTTTATTTTTGTTGACGCCCCCAAACGCCCAACCGACGAGCCCGGTGTTGCCGCTGTTCACGAGGTAATGGACGGTATAACGGGTTTCAAGTCGATTTACCGGGACTACGCGAAGCAGAATATTGGCTGTGCCGATTCCATTATCCGGGGCATCTCCTACGTGCTCGACCGGTACCCAACGGCTATCATCGTGGAGGACGACCTGATTACGTCGCCCAACTTCCTCGACTATATGAATCAGGCGCTGGTTCAGTACGAGCCGCACAAACGGGTGTACTCGATCGCGGGCTACACGTTTCCGTTTAAGCAGCCCGCCGACCACACGACGGACACTTACCTGATTCCGCGGCACAGCCCCTGGGGCTGGGCCACCTGGCGCGACCGCTGGCAGTCGATCGACTGGGACATGGCCGACTATCCGGCCTTTGCCCACGACCGGCAGCAGCAAAAAGCGTTTATGCAGGGCGGCTCCGATCTGGTCAAGATGCTACAGGATCAGATGGAAGGCCGCTCCGACGCCTGGGATATCCGCTTCTGCTTCAACCGGTTCATGGCCGACGGGCTGAGCGTGTACCCGACCGTTTCGAAGGTGCAGAACATCGGCTTCGGCGATCAGGCCACCCACACCAACATCTACAACCGGTACAAAACTCAACTCGATGATGGCACCCGGCGGACATTCACGCTGACCGACAACATCGAACCAACGCCGTACTATCATCGGCAGACGCTGAACAAATACAGCATACCTACGCGCATTTTCAACAAGCTGAAAACCTACGCGGGTATGCGCTAG